In Allomuricauda ruestringensis DSM 13258, the following proteins share a genomic window:
- a CDS encoding enoyl-CoA hydratase/isomerase family protein translates to MDFENIYIEEDNNLATITINRPKKLNALNKRTIEELHVAFKELDEDRDIKVIIITGSGEKAFVAGADISEFANFSVKEGRQLAAVGQQHLFDFVANLSTPVIAAINGFALGGGLELAMACHFRVASSNARMGLPEVSLGVIPGYGGTQRLPQLVGKGRAMEMIMTAGMIDSDKAFGYGLVNHVVSSEELLPFCMKIASRISNNSSVAIKHAIKAINAGFKYDADGYSVEIDAFGNCFGTDDFKEGTSAFLDKRKADFPGS, encoded by the coding sequence ATGGATTTCGAAAACATTTACATTGAAGAAGATAACAATTTGGCCACCATAACCATAAACAGACCAAAAAAGCTAAATGCCCTGAACAAAAGAACAATTGAAGAGTTACACGTGGCCTTTAAGGAACTGGACGAGGATAGGGACATAAAAGTGATCATTATCACAGGAAGTGGAGAGAAAGCCTTTGTTGCCGGTGCCGATATTTCCGAATTTGCCAATTTCTCGGTAAAAGAGGGTCGTCAGTTGGCAGCAGTTGGGCAGCAACATCTGTTCGATTTTGTAGCAAATCTTTCCACTCCCGTTATTGCTGCCATCAATGGTTTTGCCCTGGGAGGAGGTCTGGAACTTGCCATGGCATGTCATTTTAGAGTGGCCAGTAGCAATGCAAGAATGGGCTTGCCCGAAGTATCGTTGGGAGTAATTCCCGGTTATGGCGGAACCCAACGCTTGCCCCAGTTGGTAGGAAAGGGAAGGGCCATGGAAATGATCATGACCGCAGGAATGATCGATTCCGACAAAGCATTTGGATATGGGTTGGTGAACCATGTCGTTTCTTCTGAAGAATTGTTGCCATTTTGTATGAAAATTGCGAGCAGGATATCGAATAATTCCAGTGTCGCCATAAAACATGCAATAAAAGCGATAAATGCTGGTTTTAAATATGACGCTGATGGCTATTCGGTGGAAATTGATGCCTTTGGCAATTGCTTTGGAACAGACGACTTTAAAGAAGGAACTTCCGCATTTTTGGACAAACGCAAGGCAGATTTCCCCGGATCGTGA
- a CDS encoding HAMP domain-containing sensor histidine kinase, with product MITLVVLASVLIAGVTVYQYKEQGNDYHNERLERKEEQLIKSIDYVLKETTYPITTENLHLIFSEEIYEIANIQNVNFNIYDLEGNLIKSSRPTFESNSIATCLDPEVLNFLRESGEPRFVEEKRTAGDNYQSTYTYIYDLRFKPIGILNLPYFEDNTFNNMELREFLFRLGMVYLLMLIIAIILAYFISKYITRSLQTISDKINRTNLTHQNEKIYLESPGEEIGKLVDSYNRMIDELEESAVKLARSEREQAWREMAKQVAHEIKNPLTPLRLTVQSFERKFDPNDPDIQKKVKEFSKTLIQQIDTMSNIATAFSSFADMPAQQNETLNVVKVVKLAMEIFNEDYIHFIADEEEIVAKLDRTQLIRVITNLVKNAIQAVPDVDSPRILVTVASVGDRVKISIADNGLGIADEHKHQIFEPKFTTKSSGTGLGLGMVKNIVENYGGTINFTSKVGKGTVFTIEFPKEHK from the coding sequence ATGATTACCTTGGTAGTACTCGCTTCTGTCTTGATTGCCGGGGTTACGGTTTATCAATACAAGGAACAAGGCAACGACTATCACAACGAAAGGTTGGAGCGAAAGGAAGAGCAGCTCATAAAAAGCATCGATTATGTCCTAAAGGAAACGACATATCCCATAACCACGGAGAATCTCCACCTTATATTCAGCGAGGAGATTTATGAGATAGCCAACATCCAAAATGTAAATTTCAACATTTACGATCTCGAGGGCAATTTGATCAAAAGCTCTCGTCCTACTTTTGAATCCAATTCAATCGCTACATGTCTCGACCCCGAAGTACTCAATTTTTTAAGGGAAAGTGGGGAGCCACGGTTTGTGGAAGAAAAAAGGACGGCCGGAGATAATTATCAATCCACCTACACCTACATTTACGACCTCAGGTTCAAACCCATCGGTATACTGAACCTTCCTTATTTTGAAGACAACACCTTCAATAATATGGAATTGAGGGAATTTCTCTTTAGGTTGGGCATGGTGTATCTTTTAATGCTGATCATCGCCATTATTTTGGCATATTTCATTTCTAAATACATTACAAGGTCGCTACAGACCATATCGGACAAAATCAACAGAACCAACTTGACCCATCAAAACGAAAAAATATATTTGGAAAGTCCTGGAGAGGAAATTGGCAAATTAGTGGATTCGTACAACCGAATGATCGATGAGTTGGAGGAAAGTGCCGTAAAACTGGCTAGAAGTGAACGAGAACAGGCGTGGCGTGAAATGGCCAAACAGGTAGCCCATGAAATCAAGAATCCTCTCACTCCTTTACGGCTAACTGTGCAGAGTTTTGAGCGCAAATTCGACCCAAATGATCCTGATATTCAGAAAAAGGTCAAAGAGTTTTCCAAAACCTTGATACAACAAATAGACACGATGAGCAATATAGCCACAGCATTTTCCAGTTTTGCCGATATGCCCGCTCAGCAGAACGAGACTTTGAATGTGGTTAAGGTGGTAAAATTGGCTATGGAGATTTTTAATGAGGACTACATTCATTTTATAGCTGACGAAGAAGAAATTGTGGCCAAGCTGGATCGTACCCAGTTAATAAGGGTAATCACCAATCTGGTGAAGAATGCCATTCAAGCAGTGCCCGATGTAGACTCCCCGAGAATCTTGGTAACAGTGGCCTCCGTAGGCGATCGTGTTAAAATTTCGATTGCAGACAACGGCCTTGGAATAGCGGACGAGCACAAACACCAAATTTTTGAGCCTAAGTTTACTACCAAGTCCAGTGGAACGGGTCTGGGGCTGGGTATGGTAAAGAACATTGTGGAAAACTATGGCGGAACCATTAACTTTACTTCTAAAGTTGGAAAAGGGACCGTTTTTACCATTGAGTTTCCAAAAGAACATAAATAA
- a CDS encoding succinate dehydrogenase/fumarate reductase iron-sulfur subunit, which yields MKLHLKIWRQKDASSPGKIVDYTLDGVEGDMSFLEMLDILNEELVSKGEEPVEFDHDCREGICGTCSLQINGEPHGPDRLVTTCQLHMRKFNDGDTIVIEPFRAKAFPVIKDLIVDRSSFERIQQAGGYISVNTSGNTVDANAIPINKYDADEAMDAATCIGCGACVAACKNASAMLFTSAKVSQFALLPQGRIEATERVQNMVRQMDLEGFGNCTNTGACEVECPKGISLTNIARMNREYLSATLKG from the coding sequence ATGAAGCTACATTTAAAAATATGGCGTCAAAAGGACGCATCCTCACCTGGGAAAATAGTTGATTATACCCTTGACGGTGTAGAAGGAGATATGTCTTTCCTGGAGATGCTGGACATCTTGAATGAAGAATTGGTCTCCAAAGGAGAAGAGCCTGTTGAGTTCGATCACGATTGTAGGGAAGGTATCTGCGGAACCTGTTCCTTGCAAATCAATGGAGAGCCCCACGGTCCAGACCGATTGGTAACCACTTGCCAATTGCACATGCGAAAGTTCAACGATGGGGATACCATTGTAATTGAGCCTTTCCGTGCCAAAGCATTTCCTGTAATCAAGGATCTGATCGTGGATCGGAGTTCGTTTGAGAGAATCCAACAAGCTGGTGGTTATATCTCTGTGAACACTTCGGGGAACACTGTGGACGCCAATGCCATTCCCATTAACAAATACGATGCAGACGAAGCCATGGATGCCGCTACCTGTATTGGTTGTGGTGCTTGTGTGGCCGCTTGCAAAAATGCAAGTGCCATGTTGTTCACCTCTGCCAAAGTTTCCCAGTTTGCCTTGTTGCCGCAAGGAAGAATCGAAGCTACAGAACGTGTTCAAAATATGGTCCGTCAAATGGACTTGGAAGGTTTTGGCAATTGTACCAACACGGGAGCATGTGAAGTGGAGTGCCCTAAAGGTATTTCCTTAACCAACATTGCCCGTATGAACCGCGAGTACTTATCCGCTACTTTAAAGGGATAA
- a CDS encoding four helix bundle protein: MGSFKSFEELACWKESRILRNYVKDEIIPQLPNSEKFGLISQIRRSSRSIGNNIAEGFGRFNYQENIQFCRMARGSLNETLDHVIIALDENYIAEEKLNNFRELHNKTLKILNGYIKYLKDAKLKEGLHQ, encoded by the coding sequence GTGGGAAGTTTTAAATCTTTTGAAGAGTTAGCTTGCTGGAAAGAATCGAGAATTCTTCGAAATTATGTTAAAGATGAAATTATCCCACAATTGCCAAATTCTGAAAAGTTTGGACTTATCAGCCAAATAAGGCGTTCATCCCGCTCAATTGGAAACAATATTGCAGAAGGATTTGGGAGGTTCAACTATCAGGAAAACATTCAATTCTGCAGGATGGCAAGAGGTTCGTTGAATGAAACTTTGGATCATGTAATAATAGCATTGGATGAAAACTATATTGCAGAGGAAAAACTTAATAACTTTAGAGAGTTGCACAATAAAACATTGAAAATATTAAACGGTTATATCAAATATTTAAAGGATGCTAAACTAAAAGAAGGTTTACACCAATAA